A genomic region of Trifolium pratense cultivar HEN17-A07 linkage group LG3, ARS_RC_1.1, whole genome shotgun sequence contains the following coding sequences:
- the LOC123916673 gene encoding 60S ribosomal export protein NMD3-like, whose protein sequence is MAQDAGMFTVHQTIGSVLCCKCGIRMQPNAANMCVKCLRSEVDITEGLLKRLVLVHCPECESYLQPPRTWVKLQLESKELLTFCLKKLQKNMNINKVKLVNAEFIWTEPHSKRVKVKVSVQKEVYNGAILEQSYLVEYVQQDHMCESCSRVAANPDQWVAAVQLRQHVSHRRTFYYLEQLILRHGAAARAVRIKQMDHGIDFYFSNRSHGNKFVEFIGKVAPVKSRSDKQLVSHDSKSNNYNYKYTFSVEISPICREDLICLPPKAAAILGNIGPIVVCTKVTNSIALLDPLTLKFGFLDAEQYWRTSFKSLLTSRQLVEYIVFDIEPVSSEITVGGTKYVLADAQVARVSDFGSNDTQFSIRTHLGHLLKPGDHALGYDLYGANTNDMELDRYKGYIPEVVLIKKSYEEKRQKKRAKARSWKLKSLNMEVDDKIKVDEDKRDAEYEHFLKDLEENPELRFNISLYQNKDYQPSEVASVTEDDGEPIPSVPDDELLAANLLAAEFDDLDLIEDGDGEDNMVE, encoded by the coding sequence ATGGCACAAGATGCTGGTATGTTCACGGTTCACCAAACAATTGGCAGTGTTTTGTGTTGCAAATGTGGGATACGAATGCAACCAAATGCAGCCAATATGTGTGTGAAGTGTTTGCGCTCAGAAGTTGATATTACTGAAGGGTTACTGAAGCGTCTGGTGCTTGTTCATTGCCCCGAGTGTGAAAGTTACTTGCAGCCACCGAGAACTTGGGTCAAACTACAGTTAGAATCAAAGGAGCTGCTGACATTTTGCTTGAAAAAATTGCAGAAGAATATGAATATCAATAAAGTAAAGTTGGTAAATGCTGAATTTATTTGGACCGAGCCCCATTCCAAGAGGGTGAAAGTCAAAGTAAGTGTTCAGAAGGAGGTTTATAACGGTGCAATTCTCGAACAGTCTTACCTTGTTGAGTATGTTCAACAGGATCACATGTGTGAATCTTGTTCCAGGGTTGCGGCCAACCCTGATCAGTGGGTTGCTGCTGTACAACTCAGGCAGCATGTCTCTCATAGGCGTACTTTCTATTATTTGGAGCAGCTAATTCTGAGGCATGGTGCCGCTGCTCGTGCTGTCAGAATCAAACAGATGGATCATGGTATTGACTTCTATTTCTCTAATCGTAGTCATGGTAACAAGTTTGTTGAATTTATAGGGAAAGTAGCTCCTGTAAAGAGTCGCAGTGATAAGCAACTTGTTTCTCATGATTCAAAGAGTAATAACTACAATTATAAATACACATTTTCCGTTGAAATCAGCCCCATTTGTCGTGAGGATTTAATCTGTTTGCCTCCTAAAGCTGCTGCAATTTTGGGAAATATTGGTCCTATTGTGGTTTGCACCAAGGTTACTAACAGCATTGCTTTGCTTGATCCACTTACCTTGAAGTTCGGTTTCTTAGATGCTGAGCAGTATTGGAGGACATCCTTCAAGTCTTTACTTACCAGCAGACAGTTAGTGGAATATATAGTGTTTGATATTGAACCTGTTTCATCTGAGATTACTGTCGGTGGCACGAAATATGTTTTAGCTGATGCTCAAGTGGCTCGTGTGTCTGATTTTGGAAGTAATGACACACAGTTTTCTATCAGAACTCATTTGGGCCATCTTTTAAAGCCTGGTGACCATGCTCTTGGTTATGACTTGTATGGTGCTAACACCAATGACATGGAATTGGACAGGTACAAAGGATATATTCCTGAAGTGGTTTTAATAAAGAAGAGTTATGAAGAGAAACGCCAGAAGAAACGCGCGAAGGCTCGTTCATGGAAGCTTAAATCACTTAACATGGAGGTTGATGATAAGATTAAAGTTGATGAAGATAAGAGGGACGCAGAATATGAACATTTCTTAAAAGATCTAGAAGAAAACCCTGAACTGCGATTCAACATATCATTATACCAAAATAAAGACTATCAGCCATCAGAGGTGGCATCTGTAACTGAGGATGATGGTGAACCGATACCTTCTGTTCCAGATGATGAGTTGCTGGCTGCTAATTTGCTGGCTGCTGAGTTTGACGATCTTGATCTGATTGAGGATGGTGATGGGGAGGATAACATGGTAGAATAA